One Ilumatobacter fluminis genomic window, GTTCGCCGCCAGGCCCGGCTGAACCGGACGAGTCGTGCGGCACGAAGCCCGCGCGGCCGACTCCGCACGCGCCCGTCGCTCGCCGTAGTGTCGGCACTCATGGAGATCTCCCCGAACGCGACCAAGTTCTACATCGACGGCCAGTGGGTCGAGTCGTCCACCGGCGACACCCTCGACGTCATCAATCCCGCCACCGAGGAACCGATCGCCACGATCGCACTCGGCGGCCAGGCCGACGTCGACGCCGCCGTCGCCGCTGCCCAGCGTGCCTTCGAGTCGTGGTCGCAGACCTCGATCGACGAGCGCACCGCGATCCTCAACAAGGTCACCGAGCTGATCGGTGCACGTGCCGACGATCTCGCCAACGCCATCAGCGCCGAGATGGGTGCGCCGCTCGGTCTCGCCAAGGCCGCGCAGGCGGCGAGCGGCCTCGCTCACTTCGCGACGACGGCCGCCGTCCTGCCGAGCTTCGAGTTCGAAGAACAGCTCGGCAACTCGCTCCTGGTCAAGGAGCCGATCGGTGTCGTCGGCATGATCACGCCGTGGAACTGGCCGATCAACCAGATCTCGTGCAAGGTCGCGCCGGCTCTCGCCGCAGGCTGCACGATGGTGCTCAAGCCGTCGGAAGTCGCCCCGTTGAACGCGATCATCTTCGCCGAGATCCTCGACGAGGCCGGTGTGCCCGCCGGCGTGTTCAACCTGGTGAACGGTGACGGCGCCGGTGTCGGCTCGTACATGTCGGGCCACCCCGGCGTCGACATGATGTCGTTCACCGGCTCCACCCGCGCCGGCGTCGAGGTCGCCAAGAACGCCGCCCCGACCGTCAAGCGGGTCGCCCAGGAGCTCGGCGGCAAGTCGGCCAACATCATCCTCGACGACGCCGACTTCGCCGAGGCGATCGGCCGCGACGCGTTCGGCATGTGCATGAACTCGGGCCAGTCGTGCAACGCGGCCACTCGCATGCTCGTCCCGAAGAGCCGCATGGACGAGGCGGCCGCGATCGCCAAGGCCGCGATGGAGGCCGTGGTCGTCGGCCCTCCGTCGCAGGACGGCACGACGATCGGACCGGTCGTGTCCGAGGTGCAGTGGAACAAGATCCAGGACCTCATCCAGGCCGGCATCGACGAGGGCGCGACCCTGGTCGCCGGCGGCACCGGTCGCCCGGACGGACTCGACGCCGGCTACTACATCCGCCCGACGCTGTTCGCGAACGTCACCAACGACATGCGCATCGCCCGTGAGGAGATCTTCGGTCCGGTCCTCGTCATCATCGGCTACGACGATGACGACGACGCCGTACGCATCGCCAACGACACGCCCTACGGACTGTCGGGCTACGTGTCGGGCAGCCCCGAGCGCGCCATGGCGATCG contains:
- a CDS encoding aldehyde dehydrogenase family protein; translation: MEISPNATKFYIDGQWVESSTGDTLDVINPATEEPIATIALGGQADVDAAVAAAQRAFESWSQTSIDERTAILNKVTELIGARADDLANAISAEMGAPLGLAKAAQAASGLAHFATTAAVLPSFEFEEQLGNSLLVKEPIGVVGMITPWNWPINQISCKVAPALAAGCTMVLKPSEVAPLNAIIFAEILDEAGVPAGVFNLVNGDGAGVGSYMSGHPGVDMMSFTGSTRAGVEVAKNAAPTVKRVAQELGGKSANIILDDADFAEAIGRDAFGMCMNSGQSCNAATRMLVPKSRMDEAAAIAKAAMEAVVVGPPSQDGTTIGPVVSEVQWNKIQDLIQAGIDEGATLVAGGTGRPDGLDAGYYIRPTLFANVTNDMRIAREEIFGPVLVIIGYDDDDDAVRIANDTPYGLSGYVSGSPERAMAIARRIRTGNMHVNGAGPDFQAPFGGYKQSGNGREWGSLGLEEFLETKAIMGAPAS